A genomic stretch from Candidatus Hydrogenisulfobacillus filiaventi includes:
- a CDS encoding ADP-ribose pyrophosphatase, producing METRRGPGRQVFRGRALAVRVDPVWVRGRPATREVVERVPAVAVVAEAARRRLVVIRQWRWAVGEPLWEIPAGKIDAGEAALTAAVRELQEETGFLAGDCRPVLSMYPSPGYTTERIDLFYARDLRAGAPQPDEEEEIGVELWDEDRIRRALAAGEVRNAVTLLGLYWWLDQMRG from the coding sequence GTGGAGACCCGCAGGGGGCCCGGCCGGCAGGTCTTCCGGGGTCGCGCGCTGGCGGTCCGGGTGGACCCGGTCTGGGTGCGGGGCCGGCCCGCCACCCGCGAGGTCGTGGAGCGGGTCCCGGCGGTGGCCGTGGTGGCGGAAGCGGCCAGGCGGCGGCTGGTGGTCATCCGCCAGTGGCGCTGGGCGGTCGGGGAGCCGCTGTGGGAGATCCCGGCCGGCAAGATTGACGCGGGGGAAGCCGCCCTCACGGCAGCGGTGCGGGAATTACAGGAGGAGACAGGCTTCCTGGCCGGCGACTGCCGGCCCGTGTTGTCCATGTACCCTTCCCCCGGCTACACCACGGAGCGGATCGACCTGTTTTACGCCCGCGACCTCCGGGCCGGCGCGCCCCAGCCGGATGAGGAGGAGGAAATCGGGGTCGAATTGTGGGACGAGGACCGGATCCGGCGCGCCCTGGCCGCGGGTGAAGTCCGCAACGCGGTGACTTTGTTGGGCCTCTACTGGTGGTTGGACCAGATGCGGGGCTAA
- a CDS encoding Stage II sporulation protein M (SpoIIM) has protein sequence MGRGRAGAALLAFGALGLGLAFGAMGMRALTAAEREGLAQFLLQFWGNPGLVLHAAAPAAFRRALAANLKVEGLLYLLGISVAGIPLVPVVLFFRGFVAGFALAAVATAFGPRGPAAVLTLLVPGSLLLLPAWWWTAGQALGLSWRLVHRPGSGGWGRELARFTALAAVMAGVVTLGTAVQCFLSPLAAHWLGL, from the coding sequence TTGGGGCGGGGCCGGGCGGGGGCGGCGTTGCTGGCGTTCGGGGCATTGGGCCTGGGGCTGGCCTTCGGCGCCATGGGCATGCGGGCCTTGACCGCCGCGGAACGGGAGGGGCTGGCGCAGTTCCTGCTGCAGTTCTGGGGCAACCCGGGACTGGTCCTTCACGCCGCTGCCCCCGCCGCCTTCCGCCGGGCGCTGGCTGCCAATCTCAAGGTGGAAGGCCTCCTCTATCTGCTGGGCATTTCCGTGGCCGGCATCCCGTTGGTGCCGGTGGTGCTGTTCTTCCGCGGCTTCGTGGCCGGCTTCGCCCTGGCGGCCGTGGCCACGGCCTTCGGCCCGCGGGGGCCGGCGGCGGTATTGACCTTGCTGGTCCCCGGTAGCCTGCTGCTGCTGCCGGCCTGGTGGTGGACGGCCGGGCAGGCGCTGGGATTGTCGTGGCGGCTGGTCCATCGGCCCGGCTCCGGCGGATGGGGCCGGGAACTGGCCCGCTTTACCGCCCTGGCGGCCGTCATGGCCGGGGTGGTGACCCTGGGGACGGCAGTGCAGTGCTTCCTCTCCCCTCTGGCCGCGCATTGGCTGGGCCTCTAG
- the ald gene encoding L-alanine dehydrogenase (NAD-dependent) (Evidence 2a : Function from experimental evidences in other organisms; PubMedId : 488097, 8226620, 22720735, 22797752, 26202482; Product type e : enzyme), with protein sequence MRIGVPKEIKPDEDRVALTPAGVLALTRAGHQVLVEQGAGTGSGFADAEYLQAGARLLPEAAAVWSEAEMVVKVKEPLPEEYRYFRADLVLFTYLHLAAAPELTRALVESGLGAVAYETVQLEDGSLPLLTPMSEVAGRMAPQVGAQFLERPQGGRGILLGGVPGVLPGRVVIIGGGIVGTNAARIAVGLGADVTLIDINPERLRQLDDLFHGSVRTLMSNEYNIAEAVRTADLLIGAVLIPGARAPHLVSEAMVASMAPGSVIVDVAIDQGGSIATIDRATTHSHPTYIRHGVVHYAVANIPGAVPRTSTLALTNATLPYIRRLADRGLRDALRESPALARGLNVYRGRVVHPAVAAATGFPSTPVAELLD encoded by the coding sequence ATGCGCATCGGGGTACCCAAGGAGATCAAGCCCGATGAGGATCGGGTGGCACTGACCCCGGCGGGTGTACTGGCCCTGACGCGGGCGGGGCATCAGGTTTTGGTCGAGCAGGGGGCGGGCACCGGCAGCGGATTCGCCGACGCCGAGTACCTCCAGGCCGGAGCCCGGCTGCTGCCGGAGGCGGCGGCGGTCTGGTCTGAGGCGGAGATGGTGGTCAAGGTCAAGGAGCCGCTGCCGGAGGAATACCGTTATTTCCGTGCTGACCTCGTGCTTTTTACCTACCTGCACTTGGCGGCCGCTCCGGAGCTGACCCGGGCCCTGGTGGAGAGCGGCCTGGGGGCGGTGGCCTATGAAACCGTCCAGCTGGAGGACGGCAGCCTCCCCCTGCTGACGCCCATGAGCGAGGTGGCCGGGCGCATGGCCCCCCAGGTGGGGGCACAGTTCCTGGAGCGCCCCCAGGGGGGCCGCGGCATCCTGCTGGGCGGGGTGCCGGGGGTGCTGCCGGGCCGGGTGGTGATCATCGGCGGCGGCATCGTGGGGACCAACGCCGCCCGCATTGCCGTCGGCCTGGGTGCGGATGTGACCCTCATCGATATCAATCCGGAGCGGCTGCGCCAGCTGGACGACCTCTTCCACGGCAGTGTGCGCACCCTCATGTCCAACGAATACAACATCGCCGAAGCGGTGCGGACTGCCGACCTCCTAATCGGCGCGGTGCTCATCCCCGGGGCCCGGGCCCCCCATCTGGTGAGCGAAGCCATGGTAGCCAGTATGGCGCCCGGCTCGGTGATTGTGGACGTGGCCATCGACCAGGGCGGGTCCATCGCGACCATCGACCGCGCCACCACCCACTCCCATCCTACGTACATCCGGCACGGGGTGGTGCACTATGCGGTGGCCAACATTCCCGGGGCGGTCCCGCGCACCTCCACCCTGGCGCTCACCAACGCCACCCTGCCCTACATCCGCCGGCTGGCCGACCGCGGGCTGCGGGACGCCCTGCGCGAAAGCCCGGCCCTGGCCCGCGGCCTTAATGTCTACCGCGGGCGGGTGGTCCATCCCGCCGTCGCGGCCGCCACCGGCTTCCCCTCCACCCCGGTGGCCGAGCTGCTGGATTAA
- the ripX gene encoding site-specific tyrosine recombinase for chromosome partitioning (Evidence 2a : Function from experimental evidences in other organisms; PubMedId : 10498718, 11134515, 11208805, 16553881, 16597952, 21239579, 23305333; Product type e : enzyme), whose translation MADGGLPRADQALRERFLAYLRVERNLSPHTVAAYDRDLADLVRFAGRLPGPADRDLLLAYLADLQQRGLTSATVARRLAALRRFLAFRQDEMPEGNDPGQGIRNPRPQRMLPGVLSPGEVARLLTMPDLASLAGRRDRAMLELLYATGLRVSELLSLTVNDWWTDPPRVRCRGKGGRERVVPMGEEARYRLEVYLAERPRWVRGRDPGWLFLNRRGQRLSRQGFWKRLRAYAAAAGVGRPVSPHTLRHSFATHLLENGADLRAVQELLGHRDIGTTQIYTHVSRSSLRRIYDRSHPRA comes from the coding sequence ATGGCGGATGGCGGTCTGCCGCGGGCGGACCAGGCCCTGCGGGAGCGGTTTTTGGCCTACCTGCGGGTGGAACGCAACCTGTCCCCCCATACGGTGGCGGCCTACGACCGTGACCTGGCGGACCTGGTCCGCTTTGCCGGGCGGCTGCCCGGGCCTGCAGATCGGGATCTCCTGCTGGCCTACCTGGCGGACCTGCAGCAGCGGGGGCTCACCTCCGCTACCGTGGCCCGGCGCCTGGCGGCGCTGCGGCGGTTCCTGGCTTTCCGGCAGGACGAGATGCCGGAAGGCAACGACCCCGGGCAGGGGATCCGGAACCCCCGGCCACAGCGAATGTTGCCCGGGGTCCTCAGCCCGGGGGAGGTAGCGCGGTTACTGACAATGCCCGACCTGGCCTCCCTGGCCGGGCGGCGTGATCGGGCCATGCTGGAGCTCCTGTACGCCACCGGCCTGCGGGTCAGCGAGCTGTTGTCCCTGACCGTCAACGACTGGTGGACGGATCCGCCCCGGGTCCGCTGCCGCGGCAAGGGAGGCCGCGAGCGGGTGGTACCGATGGGGGAGGAGGCGCGGTACCGTCTGGAGGTGTATCTGGCCGAGCGGCCCCGTTGGGTGCGGGGCCGGGATCCCGGGTGGCTGTTCCTGAACCGGCGGGGGCAACGCCTGTCGCGGCAGGGCTTCTGGAAACGGCTCCGGGCCTATGCGGCGGCGGCAGGGGTGGGGCGGCCGGTGTCGCCGCACACCCTGCGCCATTCCTTCGCCACCCACCTGCTGGAGAACGGGGCGGACCTGCGGGCGGTCCAGGAGCTGTTGGGTCACCGGGACATCGGCACCACCCAGATTTATACCCACGTCAGCCGCAGCAGCTTGCGCCGGATTTACGATCGGAGCCATCCCCGGGCGTAG
- the deoB gene encoding 1,5-phosphopentomutase (Evidence 2a : Function from experimental evidences in other organisms; PubMedId : 10537218, 26211718; Product type e : enzyme), which produces MARITLIVIDSGGIGAAPDAARFGDAGASTVSHTAGAVGGLALPNLARLGLGALTALPGTPDGGQEGVAVRLHPASAGKDSLAGHWEMMGLVVEQPFRTYPQGFPAPVVQALEEAFGRPILGNEVASGTEIIARLGPEHLRTGRPIVYTSADSVLQIAAHEDVVPVEQLYDWCRQARAIMQGPNLVGRIIARPFTGRPGAFVRTPRRRDFTVPPSGPTALEALAGAGVETVGVGKIGDIFSGRGLQRHLPTSGDRDGLEQTARVLETLGDPGFLFVNLVDFDSKYGHRRDPEGYAHALSELDAYLPRLERLLGPHDQLWITADHGCDPTYSGTDHTREDVPWLAAGPALRPAVLLPGHTFADIGATLGALFGVAVPGPGRPRRSLLPA; this is translated from the coding sequence GTGGCGCGGATCACCCTGATTGTGATCGATTCCGGGGGCATCGGGGCCGCTCCCGACGCCGCCCGGTTCGGCGACGCCGGCGCCAGTACCGTGAGCCACACCGCCGGGGCAGTCGGAGGGCTGGCGCTGCCCAACCTGGCCCGCCTCGGCCTGGGGGCGCTGACCGCCCTGCCCGGTACGCCCGATGGGGGGCAGGAGGGGGTCGCGGTCCGTCTGCACCCGGCCTCGGCCGGCAAGGACAGCCTGGCCGGGCATTGGGAAATGATGGGGCTGGTGGTGGAACAGCCCTTCCGGACCTATCCCCAAGGGTTTCCCGCGCCGGTGGTACAGGCCCTGGAAGAGGCCTTCGGGCGGCCCATCCTGGGCAACGAGGTGGCGTCCGGCACCGAGATCATAGCCCGGCTGGGGCCGGAACACCTGCGCACCGGGCGGCCCATCGTGTACACCTCCGCGGACAGTGTGCTGCAGATCGCGGCCCACGAGGACGTGGTGCCGGTGGAACAGCTCTACGACTGGTGCCGGCAGGCCCGGGCTATCATGCAGGGCCCCAACCTGGTGGGCCGCATCATTGCCCGTCCCTTTACCGGCCGGCCGGGGGCCTTCGTGCGCACCCCCCGGCGGCGGGACTTCACCGTCCCCCCGTCCGGGCCCACCGCCCTCGAAGCCCTGGCTGGGGCGGGGGTGGAGACGGTAGGCGTGGGCAAGATCGGGGACATCTTCTCCGGCCGCGGGCTCCAGCGCCACCTGCCCACCAGCGGGGACCGGGACGGCCTGGAACAGACCGCACGGGTGCTGGAGACCTTGGGCGATCCCGGCTTCCTCTTCGTCAATCTGGTCGATTTCGACAGCAAATACGGGCACCGGCGCGACCCTGAAGGCTATGCCCACGCCCTGAGCGAGCTGGACGCCTACCTGCCGCGCCTGGAACGCCTGCTGGGGCCCCATGACCAGCTCTGGATTACGGCCGATCACGGCTGCGACCCCACCTACTCCGGCACCGACCATACCCGGGAGGACGTGCCCTGGCTGGCCGCCGGCCCTGCCCTGCGCCCGGCCGTATTGTTGCCCGGCCACACCTTCGCGGACATCGGTGCCACCCTGGGCGCCCTTTTCGGGGTGGCCGTGCCCGGCCCGGGCCGGCCGCGCCGCAGCCTGCTGCCGGCCTGA
- a CDS encoding D-alanyl-D-alanine carboxypeptidase: MATGGRTAGMRRRVMALAAGVWVWAGGLLAGWTPPVRAAEAAPAVTAPSAILVDATTGEVLYARNPDQERPMASVTKLMTLYLAVRAVEQGKVKLSEWVPADEEAYRVGGSQVWLEPGEFLSYDQMLKAVAVGSANDAAYALAKFLSGSVEAFVARMNQEAARLGMRHTHFANPHGLPQAEHYTTARDLAILARAAVRSPLLLHYTAMREDRSIRNGKGGHLWLVNHNRLLRVYPGADGLKTGYTTEAGYCLAATARRGDTRLIAVLLGDPTPKARVEDAVRLLNWGYGHFRTLLVAPAGRVLGEVPVRHGRAGRVAAVAARPLALTVPLTAGGRPAPVVRLAERVTAPVQAGQILGEVRVTLDGRTATVPLVAARAVASTSPARLTWDYFWRIIGG, from the coding sequence ATGGCAACGGGTGGGCGCACGGCAGGCATGCGACGGCGGGTGATGGCCCTGGCCGCCGGCGTCTGGGTCTGGGCGGGCGGGCTGCTGGCCGGCTGGACCCCCCCTGTGCGGGCGGCGGAAGCGGCTCCAGCGGTTACCGCCCCTTCCGCCATCCTGGTGGACGCCACCACCGGCGAGGTGCTCTACGCCCGCAACCCCGACCAGGAACGGCCCATGGCCAGTGTGACCAAACTGATGACCCTCTACCTGGCGGTCCGGGCGGTGGAACAGGGCAAGGTGAAACTGAGCGAGTGGGTTCCGGCGGACGAGGAGGCCTACCGGGTGGGCGGCTCCCAGGTCTGGCTGGAGCCGGGCGAGTTTCTCAGCTATGACCAGATGCTGAAGGCGGTGGCGGTAGGGTCCGCCAACGACGCGGCCTACGCCCTGGCCAAGTTCCTCTCCGGTTCGGTGGAGGCCTTCGTGGCCCGCATGAACCAGGAGGCCGCCCGCCTGGGTATGCGGCACACCCACTTCGCCAATCCACATGGCCTGCCGCAGGCGGAGCACTACACCACCGCCCGCGACCTGGCCATCCTGGCCCGGGCTGCGGTCCGTTCCCCGTTGCTGCTGCACTATACCGCCATGCGCGAGGACCGGTCCATCCGCAACGGCAAGGGCGGGCACCTCTGGCTGGTCAACCACAACCGGCTGCTGCGGGTCTATCCAGGGGCAGACGGACTCAAGACCGGCTACACCACCGAGGCGGGCTATTGCCTGGCCGCCACTGCCCGCCGCGGGGACACACGCCTGATCGCGGTCCTGCTGGGGGATCCGACCCCCAAAGCGCGGGTGGAGGACGCCGTGCGCCTGCTTAACTGGGGTTACGGCCACTTCCGCACCCTGCTGGTGGCGCCGGCGGGCCGGGTGCTGGGGGAGGTGCCGGTCCGCCATGGACGGGCCGGCCGGGTGGCGGCGGTGGCCGCCCGGCCCCTGGCCCTGACCGTGCCCCTGACGGCCGGCGGCCGCCCGGCCCCGGTCGTCCGCCTGGCTGAGCGGGTGACCGCCCCCGTGCAGGCGGGCCAGATCCTGGGCGAAGTCCGGGTGACCCTGGACGGCCGCACCGCCACGGTGCCCCTGGTGGCGGCGCGGGCGGTGGCCAGCACCAGCCCCGCGCGCCTGACCTGGGACTACTTCTGGCGGATTATCGGCGGCTGA
- a CDS encoding Transcriptional regulator, TraR/DksA family has translation MAGAEAGLAAVAHHLEALRNRLRVQLSLSETGSVGALSSYDNHPADLGSDTAARELDAGILAAADVHLQEVERALEKLHEGTYGRCDRCGGPIEPERLQARPESVLCAGCQAAVEPGWVPEQIRDADRIARPFGTAPAAGEPVEVDGADTWQDLARMGNSDGPQDLPPGSGPVPGPLGTVEPVEAEVDVQGEPDWETVREARWRHGRSVRRESDRYPPGWASP, from the coding sequence ATGGCGGGCGCGGAAGCAGGGTTGGCAGCGGTGGCGCATCACCTGGAGGCCTTGCGCAACCGCCTGCGGGTGCAGCTGAGTTTGTCCGAGACCGGGTCGGTCGGGGCGCTGTCCAGCTATGACAACCACCCGGCCGACCTCGGCAGCGATACCGCAGCCCGGGAGCTGGATGCCGGCATCCTGGCCGCAGCGGATGTACACCTGCAGGAGGTGGAACGGGCCCTGGAAAAGCTGCACGAGGGGACCTACGGGCGCTGTGACCGCTGCGGGGGGCCCATTGAGCCGGAACGGCTGCAAGCGCGACCGGAGTCGGTGCTGTGCGCCGGCTGTCAGGCGGCCGTCGAGCCGGGATGGGTGCCGGAACAGATCCGGGATGCCGACCGCATTGCACGGCCCTTCGGGACGGCTCCGGCGGCCGGGGAGCCGGTGGAGGTGGACGGGGCTGATACCTGGCAGGACCTGGCGCGGATGGGCAACTCGGACGGCCCCCAGGACCTGCCGCCCGGGTCCGGCCCGGTGCCGGGCCCGCTGGGCACTGTGGAACCGGTGGAGGCGGAGGTCGACGTCCAAGGGGAACCGGACTGGGAGACCGTCCGCGAGGCCCGCTGGCGGCACGGGCGCAGCGTGCGGCGGGAGAGCGACCGCTACCCGCCCGGTTGGGCCAGTCCCTGA
- a CDS encoding CoB--CoM heterodisulfide reductase subunit C, translated as MPSDRYTEVPLEEKERLFAQVKADPRYGSYLYGCYECGICVAACPSARFYDFSPRKIAQTLAREDVELFYEQLNDDIWNCSQCFSCLRCPRGNNPGGLITIMREVAVKNGLKTTREALAGYTRIIYKIMTTGTQVSPDMLQEDAFPDWGPQVKEVADHLSLWRKALPPETMHTTSTSWKVADRTRQELYLIWKLTGTIDMIAELDAGLHDIIDEVMEDALEESGIA; from the coding sequence GTGCCCTCAGACCGCTACACCGAGGTGCCGCTGGAGGAAAAGGAACGCCTGTTCGCGCAGGTGAAGGCGGACCCCCGTTACGGGTCCTATCTCTACGGGTGTTATGAGTGCGGCATTTGCGTGGCCGCCTGCCCGTCCGCCCGCTTCTACGACTTTTCGCCGCGCAAGATTGCTCAGACCCTGGCCCGCGAGGATGTGGAGCTCTTCTACGAGCAGCTCAACGACGACATCTGGAACTGCTCCCAATGCTTTTCCTGCCTGCGCTGCCCGCGCGGCAACAACCCCGGCGGGCTCATCACCATCATGCGCGAGGTGGCGGTCAAAAACGGGCTCAAGACCACGCGCGAGGCCCTGGCCGGCTACACCCGCATCATCTACAAGATCATGACCACCGGGACCCAGGTCTCGCCCGACATGCTGCAGGAGGATGCCTTCCCCGACTGGGGGCCGCAGGTCAAGGAGGTGGCGGATCATCTCAGCCTGTGGCGCAAGGCGCTGCCGCCGGAGACCATGCACACCACCTCCACCTCCTGGAAGGTGGCGGACCGCACCCGGCAGGAGCTCTACCTCATCTGGAAACTGACGGGCACCATCGACATGATTGCTGAACTGGACGCGGGGCTGCACGACATCATCGACGAGGTGATGGAGGACGCCCTGGAGGAAAGCGGGATTGCCTAA
- a CDS encoding CCG domain-containing protein: MNPIPLPVRGTTPETSRTFTPDPARAPDEDLREAVWELGREGEWIVQPVPEPFVEAPTRYGRKKKIPLEHTWHHKSCGQCGHIPGYSTSIFWLNRVLGFDYHDPEDQTSCTAWNYYASATSNQAAQAAVAMRNFAAAYESGYYPIIHCGTSFGHYKEVRHELVHDANLRRQVRDILTRLGRPFVMPEEIVHYSEWLYAVRDRLRERVVHDLSGITATVHPACHYYKLQSGDAIYDPEIYGGQRTAAVTAVVQALGARVADYSTWFDCCGFGFRHILVQRDFTRSFATLRKIEVMKEEANPDVVLTHDTGCVTALDKSQFAARAHGRNVGVPVMSESQLAALALGAHPYRVTQLHWHAVDCRPLLERMGIDHERAWAEFQQDLQQIESGAMPYLTWDKVL, translated from the coding sequence ATGAACCCGATTCCGCTGCCGGTACGGGGCACCACCCCCGAGACCAGCCGGACCTTCACCCCGGACCCCGCGCGGGCGCCGGATGAGGACCTGCGGGAGGCGGTCTGGGAACTGGGCCGGGAAGGGGAATGGATTGTCCAGCCGGTCCCGGAGCCGTTTGTAGAGGCACCCACCCGTTACGGCCGCAAGAAGAAGATCCCCCTGGAGCATACCTGGCATCATAAAAGCTGCGGCCAGTGCGGCCACATCCCCGGCTACTCGACCTCCATCTTCTGGCTCAACCGGGTGCTGGGCTTCGACTACCACGATCCCGAGGACCAGACCTCCTGCACCGCCTGGAACTACTACGCCTCGGCCACCTCCAATCAGGCGGCCCAGGCCGCGGTGGCCATGCGCAACTTCGCCGCCGCCTACGAATCGGGCTACTACCCCATCATCCACTGCGGCACTAGCTTCGGCCACTACAAGGAGGTGCGCCACGAACTGGTGCATGATGCCAACCTGCGCCGGCAGGTGCGGGACATCCTCACCCGGCTGGGCCGCCCCTTCGTGATGCCGGAAGAGATCGTGCACTACAGCGAATGGCTGTACGCCGTGCGCGACCGCCTGCGGGAGCGGGTGGTGCACGACCTCTCGGGGATCACCGCCACCGTTCACCCCGCCTGTCATTACTACAAGCTGCAGTCGGGGGACGCCATCTACGACCCGGAGATTTACGGCGGGCAGCGCACGGCCGCGGTGACGGCGGTGGTGCAGGCGCTGGGGGCGCGGGTGGCGGATTACTCCACCTGGTTTGACTGCTGCGGCTTCGGCTTCCGCCACATCCTGGTGCAACGGGACTTTACGCGCAGCTTTGCCACCCTGCGGAAGATCGAGGTCATGAAGGAGGAGGCCAACCCGGACGTGGTGCTCACCCATGACACCGGCTGCGTCACCGCCCTTGACAAGAGCCAGTTCGCCGCCCGGGCCCACGGGCGCAACGTGGGGGTGCCGGTCATGTCCGAGTCGCAGCTGGCGGCCCTGGCGCTGGGGGCCCATCCCTACCGGGTGACCCAGCTGCACTGGCACGCCGTCGACTGCCGCCCCTTGCTGGAGCGGATGGGCATCGACCACGAACGGGCCTGGGCCGAGTTCCAGCAGGATCTGCAGCAGATCGAGTCGGGTGCCATGCCCTATCTGACCTGGGACAAGGTGCTGTAA
- a CDS encoding FAD-dependent pyridine nucleotide-disulfide oxidoreductase: MPDQDRVLVIGGGPAGLEAARGVAEMGRGVLLVEARERLGGTPLEHYATLTPDLGDAREAMEAMARAVAAHPRVDVRLGTRVVAAAGEAGAFRVTLEAADGSRREEEAGAVVIATGFQHFDPGRETQMYGYYEFDDVITLVDAEHMMREGRLVRPSTGEPPARVAFIQCVGSRDRQIGNRYCSKVCCGIASKQAIEIRRMLPDTKVFIFYIDMRMYGFWEDQLYWKAQEEHKVNYIRGIVTEVLKKGDRLVIKGEDTTMGRPMEVPMDLVVLSVGMEPSPGTLEMARLFGLPREDHGFIATVGGPLDTVSTPVPGIFVAGAAAGPKDIEDSVSMGGAAAVKAVGFLNRLAALPAS; the protein is encoded by the coding sequence ATGCCGGATCAGGATCGGGTGCTGGTGATCGGGGGAGGCCCCGCCGGTCTGGAAGCGGCGCGGGGGGTTGCGGAGATGGGCCGCGGGGTGCTGCTGGTGGAGGCCCGCGAGCGCCTGGGGGGAACGCCTCTGGAACATTATGCCACCCTGACCCCCGACCTGGGGGATGCCCGGGAAGCCATGGAGGCCATGGCCCGGGCGGTGGCCGCCCATCCCCGGGTGGACGTGCGGCTGGGGACGCGGGTGGTGGCGGCTGCGGGGGAGGCGGGCGCCTTCCGGGTGACGCTGGAGGCCGCGGATGGCAGCCGCCGCGAGGAGGAGGCGGGAGCGGTGGTCATCGCCACCGGCTTCCAGCACTTCGACCCCGGGCGCGAAACCCAGATGTACGGCTACTATGAGTTCGACGATGTCATCACCCTGGTGGACGCCGAGCACATGATGCGGGAGGGCCGGCTGGTGCGTCCCTCCACCGGGGAGCCGCCGGCGCGGGTGGCTTTCATCCAGTGCGTGGGATCCCGGGACCGCCAGATCGGCAACCGCTACTGCTCCAAGGTCTGCTGCGGCATCGCCTCCAAGCAGGCCATCGAGATCCGGCGCATGCTGCCGGACACCAAGGTCTTCATCTTCTACATCGACATGCGCATGTACGGATTCTGGGAGGACCAGCTGTACTGGAAGGCGCAGGAGGAGCACAAGGTCAACTACATCCGCGGCATCGTCACTGAGGTGCTGAAGAAGGGCGACCGCCTGGTGATCAAGGGGGAGGACACCACCATGGGGCGGCCCATGGAGGTGCCCATGGACCTGGTGGTGTTGTCGGTGGGGATGGAGCCCTCGCCGGGGACGCTGGAGATGGCCCGCCTCTTCGGACTGCCGCGGGAGGACCACGGCTTCATCGCCACGGTGGGCGGGCCCCTGGATACCGTCAGCACCCCGGTGCCCGGCATCTTCGTGGCGGGGGCGGCCGCCGGGCCCAAGGATATCGAGGACAGCGTCTCCATGGGGGGAGCGGCGGCGGTGAAGGCGGTGGGCTTCCTGAACCGCCTGGCGGCCCTGCCCGCCTCATGA
- a CDS encoding conserved protein of unknown function (Evidence 4 : Unknown function but conserved in other organisms), whose protein sequence is MKAVIDALALEEFLDKAAPLLDPVAAQLDRELAARDRELGAAPPDWSRLWALAPAARRLPEAERRLWQPRLAPLVPLLWAGQPGQALAEAARWADCPPWLPDWLTFWAAVAQPGRAWWARWVYRPDTRTGALPLVLDDPGILDPGLPLPEAYRLVQAGTAFVGEVLAATRRLRQVGEPYRPLLALAAVYGVYLFTMTAWKMSQEFTTLLPPFPAVLKTMLGLTRWEGRPRGPEGQSGGAGRGGGGWDPPAGRLEPHV, encoded by the coding sequence ATGAAGGCGGTCATCGACGCCCTGGCCCTGGAGGAGTTCCTGGACAAGGCGGCGCCGCTGCTGGACCCCGTAGCCGCCCAGCTGGATCGGGAACTGGCCGCGCGCGACCGCGAGCTGGGAGCGGCCCCGCCCGACTGGTCCCGGCTGTGGGCGCTGGCGCCCGCTGCCCGCCGCCTGCCGGAGGCCGAACGCCGGCTGTGGCAGCCCCGGCTGGCGCCGTTGGTCCCGCTGCTCTGGGCGGGGCAGCCCGGGCAGGCCCTGGCGGAGGCGGCCCGCTGGGCCGACTGCCCGCCCTGGCTGCCGGACTGGCTGACGTTTTGGGCGGCGGTGGCCCAGCCGGGCCGGGCCTGGTGGGCGCGCTGGGTTTACCGGCCGGACACGCGGACGGGTGCCCTGCCGCTGGTGCTGGATGACCCGGGGATCCTCGACCCCGGCCTGCCGTTGCCGGAGGCGTACCGGCTGGTACAGGCCGGCACCGCCTTCGTGGGGGAAGTGCTGGCGGCCACCCGGCGCCTGCGCCAGGTGGGGGAGCCGTACCGCCCCCTGCTGGCCCTGGCGGCGGTCTACGGGGTATACCTCTTCACCATGACTGCCTGGAAGATGAGTCAGGAATTCACCACCCTGTTACCGCCCTTTCCGGCGGTACTGAAAACGATGCTCGGTCTCACAAGATGGGAGGGGAGGCCTCGTGGCCCAGAAGGCCAAAGCGGTGGAGCTGGAAGAGGCGGTGGTGGATGGGATCCGCCTGCCGGCCGCCTGGAACCGCATGTTTGA